The Synechocystis sp. PCC 7509 genome includes a window with the following:
- a CDS encoding ParA family protein encodes MASPPKIIVVSNGKGGVGKTTTTMALASILAEKYKLLAVDADSQGSFTWWVQQSKKGIGFDLAQETDPRLLANLRNVVGYDLIIVDTPPALSSETLAAVIPAADYLVLPTPPAPMDLAVLVETVKRAIAPAKVAHRVLLTKVDTRSLGEALEAQKTLRELGIPVCTAFVRAYKAHERAALEGMTITQWRGSNGREAEADYRRVVNEIQRDWRK; translated from the coding sequence ATGGCATCGCCCCCAAAGATAATTGTTGTAAGTAATGGTAAAGGCGGTGTGGGTAAAACTACAACAACTATGGCATTGGCGAGTATTTTGGCAGAAAAGTACAAACTGTTAGCCGTTGACGCTGATAGTCAAGGAAGTTTTACTTGGTGGGTACAACAAAGTAAAAAAGGTATAGGCTTCGATCTAGCTCAAGAAACCGATCCGCGATTATTAGCGAATTTGAGAAACGTTGTAGGCTACGATCTAATCATAGTAGATACACCACCAGCCTTGAGTTCTGAAACTTTAGCCGCCGTTATCCCTGCGGCGGATTATTTGGTTTTACCTACGCCGCCAGCGCCAATGGATTTGGCGGTTTTGGTAGAAACCGTTAAACGTGCGATCGCGCCAGCGAAAGTCGCCCATCGTGTACTGTTAACGAAAGTGGACACGCGCAGTTTGGGGGAAGCACTGGAGGCACAAAAAACACTCAGGGAACTTGGAATTCCTGTCTGTACGGCGTTTGTAAGAGCTTACAAGGCTCACGAACGAGCCGCCTTAGAGGGGATGACAATTACTCAGTGGCGGGGGAGCAATGGACGAGAAGCAGAGGCGGATTATCGCCGGGTAGTAAACGAAATACAGCGAGATTGGAGGAAGTAA
- a CDS encoding NIL domain-containing protein has product MKKRVTLTFPKRTIQMPVTYRLAKDYNVAANIIRAQVAPNQIGKLVLELSGDIDQLDAAIDWMRSQNIGVSQTLAEIVIDRDVCVDCGLCTGVCPTEALTINPETFQLAFLRSRCIVCEQCIPTCPVQAISTNL; this is encoded by the coding sequence GTGAAAAAACGAGTAACTTTAACCTTCCCCAAACGTACTATCCAAATGCCTGTCACCTATAGACTTGCTAAAGATTACAACGTTGCTGCTAATATTATTCGCGCTCAAGTAGCGCCAAATCAAATCGGAAAGCTGGTATTAGAATTATCTGGAGATATCGATCAGCTAGATGCGGCTATTGACTGGATGCGATCGCAAAACATTGGCGTATCTCAGACTTTAGCGGAAATTGTGATCGATAGAGATGTTTGTGTAGACTGTGGTTTGTGTACGGGGGTTTGTCCTACCGAAGCGTTAACTATTAATCCCGAAACTTTCCAGTTGGCTTTTTTGCGATCGCGTTGTATAGTCTGCGAACAGTGTATACCTACTTGCCCCGTACAAGCAATTTCTACCAATCTCTAA
- a CDS encoding DUF6737 family protein, with product MTQKTPSIWDYKPWWCQPWSIILTSILLISGSWVLLSKLWVTILVAIPVLTWMIYFVVIFPKQAIATLEKDPN from the coding sequence ATGACTCAAAAAACTCCGAGCATTTGGGATTATAAGCCTTGGTGGTGTCAGCCTTGGTCAATAATCCTGACAAGTATTTTACTAATTAGTGGTAGCTGGGTGCTGCTAAGTAAACTTTGGGTAACAATTCTTGTCGCCATCCCTGTACTAACTTGGATGATTTATTTTGTAGTAATTTTTCCAAAACAAGCGATCGCCACTCTTGAAAAAGATCCCAATTAA
- a CDS encoding SDR family oxidoreductase, with protein sequence MISLQNQTVLITGASSGIGEACARVFAEAGAKLILVARRKERLEELAKELSHTLVHCLALDVCDRTAVESVSTVSAVDILINNAGLSRGLNKLQEGEFQDWEEMIDTNIKGVLYLTRCIVPGMISRGRGHIVFLGSTAGHQTYPNGNVYCATKAAVRVISEGLKQDLLGTPVRVSSVDPGLVETEFSQVRFRGDSDRAKTVYQGLTPLTPMDVAEVILFCATRPPHVNISEVLLMPTDQAGSMLFNRQT encoded by the coding sequence ATGATCTCACTTCAAAATCAAACTGTTTTAATTACTGGCGCTAGTAGTGGAATTGGTGAAGCTTGCGCTAGAGTGTTTGCTGAAGCTGGCGCAAAGTTGATACTCGTAGCCAGACGGAAAGAGCGTCTAGAAGAGTTAGCCAAAGAACTTAGTCATACTTTAGTTCATTGTTTAGCGCTGGATGTATGCGATCGCACTGCTGTTGAATCTGTTTCTACAGTGTCAGCCGTTGATATTTTGATTAATAATGCTGGTTTAAGTCGCGGCTTAAACAAACTCCAAGAAGGGGAGTTTCAAGACTGGGAAGAAATGATCGACACAAATATTAAAGGCGTACTTTACCTAACGCGCTGTATTGTACCGGGAATGATTAGCCGGGGTAGAGGTCATATAGTGTTTCTTGGCTCAACGGCAGGACACCAAACTTATCCTAATGGTAATGTTTATTGTGCAACCAAAGCGGCAGTTAGAGTAATTTCTGAGGGGTTGAAACAAGACCTTTTGGGAACTCCGGTAAGAGTCAGCAGCGTAGATCCGGGATTGGTGGAAACGGAGTTTAGTCAAGTGCGCTTTCGTGGGGATAGCGATCGCGCTAAAACTGTCTATCAAGGACTTACACCTTTAACACCGATGGATGTTGCCGAAGTCATACTTTTTTGCGCCACCCGTCCACCTCACGTCAATATTAGCGAAGTATTACTAATGCCTACCGATCAAGCAGGTTCAATGCTATTTAATCGCCAAACTTAA
- a CDS encoding Uma2 family endonuclease, with product MQVATVQSYTPAEYLELEEKAEYKSEYNNGQIFPMTGGSTNHNTIALNLSTELNFAFKQQDYKVFMGDVRLWIPDKQIYTYPDVMVIAGGTQYFSNRTDTITNALIIAEVLSKSTQGYDRQAKFIDYRTIPSFQEYLLIDQTRTYVEQYVKIGEKRWELRVYNTEDEAISLSSISLQISLKDLYNKVNFELND from the coding sequence ATGCAAGTAGCAACTGTGCAATCCTACACTCCCGCCGAATACCTCGAACTAGAGGAAAAAGCCGAGTACAAAAGTGAATACAATAACGGACAAATTTTTCCCATGACTGGAGGTTCAACAAATCACAACACAATTGCCCTAAATTTAAGTACAGAGCTAAATTTTGCTTTTAAACAGCAAGATTACAAGGTTTTTATGGGAGATGTACGCCTGTGGATACCTGATAAGCAAATTTATACTTATCCTGACGTAATGGTTATTGCTGGTGGGACACAATATTTCTCTAATCGCACCGATACAATTACCAATGCTTTAATTATTGCTGAAGTTTTATCAAAGTCTACCCAAGGATACGATCGCCAAGCAAAATTTATAGACTATCGCACCATCCCTAGTTTTCAGGAATACTTACTAATTGACCAAACTCGCACTTATGTAGAACAGTACGTCAAAATTGGGGAAAAACGCTGGGAATTGCGGGTATATAACACTGAAGATGAAGCGATTTCTTTAAGCTCGATTTCCTTGCAGATTTCTTTAAAAGACTTGTACAACAAGGTTAATTTTGAATTGAATGATTAA
- a CDS encoding thioredoxin family protein — translation MATNIKPTPETTIGTKVRNLIIVLVAVALSVALFLGLRTNSNEVSLTSLAEKSTPLEVAISNGKPTLMEFYANWCGSCQAMAPDIAQLEKEYNKSVNFVMLNVDNTKWLPEILQYRVDGIPHFVFSGKDGKEVAQTVGKQPYDIMSSNLEALIAQTPLPYVQSNQGAVSKFTAPVARSGNNSDDPRLHGNQVVN, via the coding sequence ATGGCTACAAATATAAAACCTACACCCGAAACAACTATCGGGACAAAAGTTAGAAATTTAATAATTGTTTTAGTTGCCGTTGCTCTGAGTGTAGCTTTATTTTTGGGCTTGCGAACGAATAGCAACGAGGTTTCTTTAACATCTTTAGCCGAAAAATCTACACCTTTAGAAGTTGCTATCAGTAATGGTAAACCAACTTTGATGGAATTTTATGCTAACTGGTGTGGTAGCTGTCAAGCAATGGCTCCAGATATTGCTCAATTAGAGAAAGAGTATAACAAATCAGTAAATTTTGTAATGCTGAACGTGGATAATACAAAATGGTTGCCGGAAATATTGCAGTATCGGGTAGATGGGATTCCGCATTTTGTATTTAGTGGTAAGGATGGAAAAGAAGTCGCCCAAACCGTAGGCAAGCAACCCTATGATATTATGAGCAGCAATTTAGAGGCTTTGATTGCCCAAACGCCTTTACCTTACGTTCAAAGTAACCAGGGAGCGGTTTCTAAGTTTACTGCACCCGTTGCACGTAGTGGAAACAACTCTGACGATCCGCGTTTGCATGGTAATCAAGTAGTTAATTAA
- a CDS encoding CHAD domain-containing protein yields the protein MVVSDQKTQLKTLGDWASMAIAKHLQKIVKHEKDVLTGKSPEDLHQMRVGMRRLRSAIAGFSPALQLPKAATERKVSKIARILGSLRDLDVLGAALENNYKPSLPAQEQKYLETALVDIKKQRRYALAEVKETIAGKKYKLLKESLNQWLQQPEYQEIAKMPMEEVLPDLLLPEVSKLLLHPGWLVGSDAKIVEVELVEKILAKQGEFLHSLRKETKRLRYQMEVFSEFYGESYASYLEDIKAIQEILGKIQDSNVLTEFLTQSLPDNIRRSIPTLVAELAKANYDAWQQWQNVQTKYLSIDVRKGFHIAILEPNLKW from the coding sequence ATGGTAGTCAGTGATCAAAAAACGCAATTAAAAACTTTAGGCGATTGGGCATCTATGGCGATCGCTAAACATTTGCAAAAAATTGTCAAGCACGAAAAAGATGTACTTACGGGTAAAAGCCCGGAAGACTTGCACCAAATGCGGGTGGGGATGAGGCGCTTAAGGAGTGCGATCGCCGGATTTTCCCCAGCTTTACAATTACCTAAAGCAGCAACAGAAAGAAAAGTTAGTAAAATTGCCCGAATTTTAGGATCTTTGCGCGATTTAGACGTACTAGGCGCTGCTTTAGAAAATAACTACAAGCCCAGTTTACCCGCCCAAGAACAAAAGTATTTAGAAACAGCTTTGGTAGATATAAAAAAACAGCGACGTTATGCTTTAGCGGAAGTTAAAGAAACTATAGCAGGCAAGAAATATAAATTATTAAAAGAGTCGTTAAACCAATGGTTGCAGCAGCCTGAGTACCAGGAAATTGCTAAAATGCCGATGGAGGAAGTATTACCAGACTTGTTACTACCAGAAGTAAGTAAGTTACTTTTACATCCAGGCTGGCTAGTAGGTAGCGATGCCAAAATAGTAGAAGTAGAACTTGTAGAAAAAATCCTCGCAAAACAAGGAGAATTTCTGCATAGTTTGCGAAAAGAAACAAAACGCTTACGCTATCAAATGGAAGTATTTAGCGAGTTTTACGGCGAAAGTTATGCTAGTTATTTAGAAGATATAAAAGCTATTCAAGAAATTCTTGGCAAGATTCAAGACAGCAATGTTTTAACAGAGTTTTTAACCCAATCATTACCCGATAATATTAGGCGTTCTATTCCTACTCTAGTAGCTGAACTAGCAAAAGCAAACTACGATGCTTGGCAGCAGTGGCAAAACGTGCAAACTAAGTATTTGAGTATTGATGTGAGAAAAGGCTTTCATATTGCCATACTCGAACCTAATTTAAAGTGGTAG
- a CDS encoding DUF3616 domain-containing protein: protein MDYAPVLNKITLKFTGSFQAHRQDISAIRLTSDNYLWLGSDETSTIERLSFIDTQTYANHKHFNVTDFISLPAPADEEIDIEGLAENDYYLWFIGSHSWKRKKVKEDKNDEKNISRLTKVKTEPNRYLIGRIPLIDGELVKSAPHPEKPEIKLTAAKLEITSLGNLLIDALVNDAHLGAFVQATIPGKENGFDIEGLAVHGDRIFLGLRGPVLRGWAVMLEIELEANGTDLLKLKAGQYKKYFINLNGLGIRDLCLQGEDLLILAGPTMDLDGPVRVYKLEKLALLQENVLHKPTQILEIPYGNGNEHAEGMTLITDTETPSILVVYDSPAPERLVGVSDVMADVFKL, encoded by the coding sequence ATGGATTACGCACCTGTATTAAATAAAATAACCCTAAAGTTTACTGGTAGTTTTCAAGCACATCGTCAAGACATTTCTGCTATCCGGCTAACATCAGATAATTATTTATGGTTGGGTTCAGATGAAACTTCAACGATTGAAAGGTTATCTTTTATTGATACTCAAACTTATGCAAATCACAAGCATTTTAATGTAACAGATTTTATTAGTTTGCCAGCCCCCGCCGATGAAGAAATTGATATTGAAGGCTTGGCGGAAAATGACTATTATTTATGGTTTATTGGCTCTCACAGTTGGAAGCGTAAAAAAGTTAAAGAAGATAAAAATGACGAAAAAAATATTAGTAGATTAACCAAAGTAAAAACTGAGCCAAATCGTTATTTAATAGGGCGGATACCCTTAATTGATGGAGAGTTGGTCAAATCTGCTCCTCATCCAGAAAAGCCAGAAATCAAGTTAACGGCGGCAAAATTGGAAATAACAAGTCTTGGTAACTTACTAATAGATGCTTTGGTAAATGATGCTCATTTAGGTGCCTTTGTCCAAGCTACTATTCCAGGTAAAGAAAACGGTTTTGATATTGAAGGATTAGCAGTACATGGTGATCGCATATTTTTGGGTTTGCGCGGCCCAGTGTTACGCGGTTGGGCGGTAATGTTAGAAATTGAATTAGAAGCAAATGGTACAGATTTATTAAAGTTAAAAGCGGGGCAATATAAAAAGTATTTTATTAACTTAAATGGGCTAGGAATTAGAGATTTATGTTTGCAGGGAGAAGACTTATTAATCTTAGCCGGGCCAACAATGGATTTAGATGGGCCGGTAAGAGTTTATAAACTAGAAAAGCTTGCACTTTTACAAGAAAATGTATTGCATAAACCCACCCAAATATTAGAAATTCCCTATGGAAATGGTAACGAACACGCCGAAGGCATGACGCTAATTACAGATACGGAAACACCTTCAATATTAGTTGTTTATGACTCCCCCGCGCCGGAAAGATTGGTAGGAGTTAGTGATGTAATGGCGGATGTCTTTAAACTTTAG
- the murG gene encoding undecaprenyldiphospho-muramoylpentapeptide beta-N-acetylglucosaminyltransferase encodes MVTPIRLLIAASGTGGHLFPAIAVAEQLSDYQIEWLGVPNRLETQLVPSQYPLNTVTIEGFQQKLGFGTFKILTRLVGSIFEVRKLLKQGNFQGVFTTGGYISAPAVIAARLLGIPVIFHESNALPGKVTRTFSRFCTVVAIGFESAAKRLPGVKTIYTGTPVRSQFRSQQLPLELPIPENVPLIVVFGGSQGAVAVNKLVRECVPVWCAAGAWVVHLTGDKDPDAGSLQHPQYLTLPFYDNMAALLNRASLAISRAGAASLTELAVTGTPAILIPYPYAAEDHQFFNAEVFTKAGATLVFNQAELTQPLLESKVMNLLNSPQQLQIMAEKSKSIAIVDSAERLAALVKEIIVKN; translated from the coding sequence ATGGTAACACCGATACGATTACTAATTGCTGCAAGCGGTACGGGTGGACATTTATTTCCGGCGATCGCAGTAGCGGAACAATTAAGCGATTATCAAATTGAGTGGTTGGGTGTTCCCAATCGGCTAGAAACTCAATTAGTACCGTCTCAGTATCCATTAAATACGGTTACTATTGAGGGTTTTCAGCAAAAATTAGGGTTTGGTACTTTTAAAATTTTAACTCGCTTAGTCGGGTCAATTTTTGAAGTCCGAAAGCTGTTAAAACAAGGTAATTTTCAAGGTGTATTTACCACAGGTGGCTATATTTCCGCTCCGGCGGTGATTGCGGCGCGACTTCTGGGAATACCAGTAATTTTCCATGAATCTAATGCTTTACCTGGCAAAGTTACCCGTACTTTTAGCCGTTTTTGTACTGTAGTTGCGATCGGATTTGAAAGCGCCGCAAAGCGTTTACCTGGGGTAAAAACTATCTATACAGGTACACCCGTGCGATCGCAATTTCGCTCCCAGCAATTACCTTTAGAACTACCCATTCCCGAAAATGTACCGTTAATTGTCGTTTTTGGGGGTTCTCAAGGCGCGGTAGCAGTAAATAAATTAGTACGCGAGTGCGTCCCCGTTTGGTGTGCTGCGGGTGCTTGGGTTGTGCATCTAACAGGCGATAAAGATCCCGATGCTGGGAGTTTGCAGCATCCTCAATATTTAACTCTGCCTTTTTATGACAATATGGCAGCTTTATTAAATAGAGCTTCTTTAGCAATTAGTCGTGCTGGTGCGGCGAGTTTAACGGAATTAGCAGTAACCGGAACTCCAGCAATTTTAATTCCCTATCCTTACGCGGCGGAAGATCATCAATTCTTTAACGCAGAGGTGTTTACAAAAGCTGGCGCGACGTTGGTGTTCAATCAAGCCGAGTTAACACAACCGTTATTAGAAAGTAAAGTAATGAATTTGCTAAATTCCCCGCAACAGTTGCAAATAATGGCAGAAAAATCAAAAAGCATTGCAATTGTTGATAGTGCGGAGAGACTTGCAGCTTTAGTAAAAGAGATAATAGTTAAAAATTAG
- a CDS encoding DUF1295 domain-containing protein — translation MQTQLTAINTAKILTSVCLIGFAVVFGVQDLRQVIYLCLHISYCAWWLLEQWFYPARKQMFNEPVGVLGFIFSLVFVGLLYALPGYLAFTNPVPLSFTATAIALPLYIFGSLINTSADVQKMTAKQEGAKLVSDGIWRFSRNINYFGDLMRYLSFSVVAGSIWAYIVPSAIALLYLQRISQKEQTMVEKYAEYTTYQQSSRRLIPFIW, via the coding sequence ATGCAAACTCAACTAACGGCAATTAATACCGCCAAAATCCTAACGAGTGTCTGTTTAATCGGTTTTGCTGTGGTTTTCGGAGTGCAGGATTTACGACAGGTAATTTATCTATGTCTGCATATTAGCTATTGCGCTTGGTGGCTGTTGGAACAGTGGTTTTATCCGGCGCGAAAGCAGATGTTTAACGAGCCTGTAGGGGTTTTAGGATTTATTTTTAGTTTAGTATTTGTGGGGCTTTTGTACGCCTTGCCAGGTTATTTAGCTTTTACAAATCCTGTACCGCTATCATTTACCGCTACTGCGATCGCTTTACCACTATATATTTTTGGCAGCTTAATCAACACTAGCGCTGACGTACAAAAAATGACCGCAAAGCAAGAAGGCGCAAAGCTTGTTAGCGATGGAATTTGGCGCTTTTCCCGCAACATTAACTATTTTGGCGATCTGATGCGTTATCTAAGTTTTAGCGTGGTGGCAGGTTCAATTTGGGCTTATATAGTGCCAAGTGCGATCGCTTTACTATATCTGCAACGCATTTCCCAGAAAGAACAGACAATGGTAGAAAAGTATGCAGAATATACAACCTATCAGCAATCTAGCCGTCGCTTAATTCCGTTTATTTGGTAA
- a CDS encoding nuclear transport factor 2 family protein, with protein sequence MRTVLNFSHKNRLVSISLGLLTLALVTISDRTIAAPPATAPPQLQNMLVQIDAAANQKDIQAVMQFYSPTFAHTDGLTYQDLEKALTALWKQYPQLKYETKLQSWQAEGDGIVAETVTNITGTQTQDSRNLALKATIRSRQRYENQKIVRQEVLAERSQLSTGTKPPTLDIKLPQSVKPGQQYNFDAVVLEPLKDDYLLGAAIEEAVAPGQYFSPTQVKLDLLPAGGLFKIGRVPMGGSDRWLSAVVVRGDGLTQVTQRLNVLGGTTNPRPSGRRLNIR encoded by the coding sequence ATGCGAACCGTTCTAAATTTTTCTCACAAAAACCGCTTAGTTTCTATTAGCTTAGGATTGCTGACTCTAGCTTTAGTTACAATAAGCGATCGCACTATTGCCGCACCGCCAGCTACCGCACCGCCACAGTTGCAAAATATGCTAGTTCAAATTGACGCGGCGGCTAACCAAAAAGATATTCAAGCCGTAATGCAGTTTTACAGTCCAACTTTTGCTCATACTGATGGTTTAACTTACCAAGATTTAGAAAAAGCTTTAACGGCGTTGTGGAAGCAATATCCCCAACTAAAATATGAAACCAAGTTACAGTCTTGGCAAGCTGAAGGCGATGGTATTGTCGCTGAAACCGTGACAAATATTACTGGTACGCAAACCCAAGACAGCCGCAATTTAGCTCTCAAAGCCACAATTAGAAGCCGTCAGCGCTACGAGAATCAAAAAATTGTCAGACAAGAAGTTTTAGCAGAGCGCAGCCAATTAAGCACCGGAACAAAGCCGCCAACCCTCGATATTAAACTACCACAAAGCGTTAAACCTGGTCAGCAGTATAACTTTGATGCTGTTGTCCTTGAGCCATTAAAAGATGATTATTTACTAGGAGCAGCCATTGAGGAGGCTGTAGCACCTGGTCAATATTTTAGTCCTACTCAAGTAAAACTAGACTTGCTCCCGGCGGGTGGATTGTTTAAAATTGGTCGCGTTCCAATGGGAGGAAGCGATCGCTGGTTATCGGCGGTAGTAGTGCGGGGAGACGGTTTAACTCAAGTAACTCAACGCCTCAATGTCCTAGGAGGCACGACTAATCCTCGTCCTAGTGGTAGGAGGTTGAATATTAGATAA
- a CDS encoding Uma2 family endonuclease → MQVTTKKSYTPAEYLELEEKAEYKSEYVNGQIFPMTGGSTNHNKIALNLSFALNGAFSQQDYEIYMGDVRLWIPDKQIYTYPDVMVIAGGTRYFSNRTDTITNPLIIAEVLSKSTQGYDRQAKFADYRTIPSFQEYLLIDQTRIYVEQYAKTGENRWELKECKAEDEAISLNSVGLQVSLKDLYNKVSFELND, encoded by the coding sequence ATGCAAGTAACAACCAAAAAGTCCTACACCCCCGCCGAATACCTCGAATTAGAGGAAAAAGCCGAGTACAAGAGCGAATATGTTAACGGACAAATCTTTCCTATGACTGGCGGATCGACAAATCACAATAAAATTGCCCTGAATCTAAGCTTTGCTCTAAATGGTGCATTTAGCCAGCAAGACTACGAAATCTATATGGGAGATGTGCGTCTTTGGATACCCGATAAGCAAATATACACTTATCCTGATGTGATGGTTATTGCAGGTGGAACACGATATTTTTCTAATCGCACCGATACAATCACCAATCCCCTGATTATTGCGGAAGTATTATCAAAGTCTACTCAAGGATACGATCGCCAAGCAAAATTTGCAGACTACCGCACCATCCCTAGTTTTCAAGAATACTTGCTAATTGACCAAACTCGCATTTATGTAGAGCAGTATGCCAAAACTGGAGAAAACCGTTGGGAATTAAAAGAGTGTAAAGCTGAAGATGAGGCAATTTCTCTAAACTCCGTTGGTTTGCAGGTTTCGCTAAAAGACTTATACAACAAGGTTAGTTTTGAATTGAATGATTAA